The genomic window CCGGGCACGACCGTCACGAACATCGCGATCGCGAACGCGATGAGCGCGCTGCCGAGCAAACCGGTGCGCTGATCGGGCGTCAGCCAGCGCGCCGCGCGCTCGCTCATGACCGGCCCCGGGCGCGCGCCGGAACGAGGTCGCCGCATTCGGCGATGTCGTTCCGAGTGGGTTCCATGCTCGCGCTCCCGCTGACAGCCGCCCGGCTCACCAGGTCGTATCGGCAGGTCAGGGGGTCCGCTTCAGGTCTTCGTCCGGGCCGCCGATCCCCTGGAAGGCGGGCGCCGCGAAATTTCTCCGGAAACCGCTCAACCCACGCAGCGTGGCCACCGATAGCTATCCGTGAGGCGGAGCGAGCCCGCCTCCTCGGACGAGACAGTGATCCGCAGGGCGCACATTGGTCGCCTAGCCCCGCGGGGAGTCAGTGGCGAAACCGGCGTCCGGGCCAGCCCAAATGAAAAGGACTGCCCCGATGTCGCGTTTCCTGACCCTTTCGTCCCGTCGTCTCTTCGCCGTCGCCGCCCTGGTGACCGCGACCGCCGTCCCCTCGGTCATCGTGGCCGGGCAGACCGCAGCCGGCGCCAAGACCACGGCGACCACCACGCCCACGACGTTGGTGACCAACGGCGGCAAGATGCACTGATCGAGCTGCGCTCGATCTTGCAGGTGTAACTGGGCCCTTCCCCCCGGCTCAGTTCAGGTGAGGTAACGGCTGACGGTCTCGATCACCGCGGCGGGCTTTTCGGAGCCCTCGGACTCCACGGTGATTCGGACGACGGCCTGTACCCCACCGGCGACCTCGGTCGCCTCGGCCAGCTCTCCCCGCGCCCGAATGCGAACCCCCGATCGCACGGGCGCGGGGAAGCGGCCCTTGTTCACTCCGTAGTTGATGCCCATCGAGATGTTCTGCACCTCGCAGAGCTCGAAGAGGAAGCGGGCGCACAACGACAGGGTGAGATAACCGTGCGCGATGGTGCCGCCGAACGGCCCCGCCTTCGCCCGCTCGACGTCGACGTGGATCCACTGGTGATCGTCCGTCGCGTCGGCGAACCGGTTGATCCGCTCCTGCGTGATCTCGATCCAGTCGGTCGGACCGAACGTCTCGCCGACCGAGGTGAGCAGCTCCGCGGGTGACCCGAACGTCTTCTTCGCCATGCGGGCAGCTTGCCAGCGCGCGCTAGGACGGCGCCACGACGAGGATCGTCCCGTTGAAGACGGCGATCCAGAGTGTCGGCCCCGCGACGACGACCCGGTCGAGGCCCGGTTCGTTCGATGGCGACGGCACGAAGCGGCGCGATCGCACGCTCACAGGTCCGAAGCTCCCGCCGCCGGCGTCGTAGTTGGCGTAGCCGCGCGTTGTGCCGTCGGTCGTCGACGCGACGATCTGATCCACGCCGACCGCCCACAGCACGTTGCGTTCGAGGGTCGCGCCCGACACGGACGCCGGCCGGAGGAACACCACCGGCTTCGGGGACACTCGGCGACCGTCGACGATCTCGAAGACCAGACCGTCGCTGCGAGTGACCCAGCTTGCGCCGGGCTGTGCCGCGGCCGTGATGCCGACGATCGCACTCGCCGCGGGCGCACCGGGTGTCGCGATCGGCACGACGCGCGTTGTGCGGTTCGTCGCCGTATCGATCACGGCGACGCGGGAGTCGTCGAGCCCGACCTCGACGTTGTCGCCGACGACCGCAAGCGACACCGACGGATGTGGCAGCCGGATGCGCGCGGCCACGGCGCCGGACTCGTCGATTCGGTACAGGTTCGTCGAACCCTGGCCGGCGAGCCAGGCCGAACCCGCGCCGACGGCAAGTGAGCACGCGCATGAATCGCGAGCCGCCAGCGCGCGCGTGAGCACGACCCGCCGGGTCGCGAGGTCGACGCGGCTGACGGTCGTTCGGGGCACCCCACCGTCGCCCCCGCCCACCACCCATACCGAACCGCTACCCGCGGCGATCGAGAAGACCGCCTCCTGCGGAACGCGCACGACGTCGAGCAGCCGGCCCGAATCGGACGCGTGCCGCTCGATCGCGATGCTTGGCGTCGCGTTGGTCGAGCCTGATCCGCGCGACAGGATCGCCGGCGAATTGTTGGCGAGCCACACGTCGCGACCGTCGAACGCGATGGGTTCGGGTGCCCAGTCGCCACCGAAGGACTGCCGCACCACGAGCCGGTGCGGGAGCCGGCGGGTCGCAGTCGTCGACGCGACCGTCCGAACATCGCCGGTCGTGTGATCGCCTACGGCGACGACGATCCCGACGATCAGCAGGATCGAGAGGAATGCGACCGTGCCCTCGCGTCGCAGCACGCGGCGGCGCGTGTGCCGCCGGAGCGCGCGTGTCGCCACGGGTCGCGCCGTCGTCTCGTCGATCGCGACGTCGTCTGCGAGGTCGCGCAGAACATCCTGCAGGTGCTGCTCGTCAATCATCGTCCTGCTCCTCCAACACGGCGCGCAGCGCGGCGAGCGCGCGTGCCGTCGTGCTCTTCGCAGTGCCGACGCTGCAGCGCATGACGCGCGCGCACTGCTCGACGCTGAGGTCCTCGAAATACCGCAGCACGAGCGCGGTGCGCTGACGGTTCGGCAACCGCGCCAGCGCCGCGGCGACCGCGGCGCGTTCGACGATCGCGGTGTCGTCGCCCGGCGCGGCCGTCGCCGGTCGATCTTGGCGTGCGTGGCGCTCGACGACGCGGCGATGGCGCTCGGCCGAGCGCGCCGCGTTCACGACCGCGACGCGCAGGTAGGGCCAGAAGTCGTCGACCTCGCGGTTCTGCCACTTCAACCAGACGCGCGCGAGCGCGTCGGCGGCGATCGCCTGCGCGTCGACGCCGGGGCCGCCGGTGAGCGAGGCGAGCCGCACGCCACGCACGAAGTGCTCGTCGAAGAGCGCGTCGAACGACACGTCGGACACGCCCGCGAGCGGCGCGGCGGACGTGGCCGCGGACTCCACCGTTTCCCCGATCACGTCATCGCACACCGTTCCCCCCGAACGATGAGACGCCGAGATCCCCCCGAAAGGTTGCCTGGTACGTTGCGCGTCCCGTCGGCACGAGGAGAGCGAGTCGAGATGGTGGACCTGAGCCAGGCGGTCGCGCTGGTGACCGGCGGTGCGTCCGGGCTCGGCGAGGGGACCGTGCGGCGCCTGCACGCAGCCGGCGCGGGGGTCGTGATCTTCGACAAGAACGCCGAGCGCGGCGCCGCCCTCGCTTCGGAGCTCGGGCCGCGTGCGGTGTTCGCCGACGGCGACGTCACCTCGGAGGAGTCGGTCCTCGCGGGCATGGGCCTCGCGGCGGAGCTCGGCACACTGCGGGTCGTCGTGAACTGCGCGGGCAGCGGCATGGTCGGCCGTACCGTCGACCGCAACGGCGCGCCGCACGATTTCGGCACGTTCGAGTGGGTCATCAAGCTGAACCTGATCGGCACGTTCAACGTCGCTCGGCTCGGCGCCGCGCAGATGGCGAAGAACGAGCCCAACGCCGACGGCGAGCGCGGCGTGATCGTGAACACCGCATCGATCGCCGCGTTCGACGGGCAGATCGGCCAGCTCGCGTACTCCGCGTCGAAGGGTGGGGTCGTCGGGATGACGCTGCCGATGGCGCGCGACCTGGGCGTGCTCGGCATCCGCGTGATGACGATCGCGCCCGGCAGCTTCGACACGCCGATCTTCGGGTTCGCCTCCGACAAGATGAAGGAAGGCCTCACCGCGATCGTGCCGTTCCCGAACCGGATGGGCACCCCGGACGAGTACGCGCAGCTCGTCGAGCACATCGCGACGAACCCCTATCTCAACGGCGAGGTCATCCGCATCGACGGCGCGGTGAGATTCCCGCCGAAGTAGTCGCACGCGCGGTCGTCATCGCGGGCCGAGCGGTGGTCCGCACGCGCCTCGGCATCCACGCATCGCGCACGAACGGGTCGGTCAAGCCGTGATCGGCTTGACGATCGAAGGTTGCGGCTTCGCGATCCCAGAACGCCGACCCACAGACCGACCGCCCCACCGCGGAAGCCGCAGCGCCGAACGAAGCAGTCATCGAGCCGACCCACCGAACCCCGACGCTTAC from Acidimicrobiia bacterium includes these protein-coding regions:
- a CDS encoding MaoC family dehydratase, with amino-acid sequence MAKKTFGSPAELLTSVGETFGPTDWIEITQERINRFADATDDHQWIHVDVERAKAGPFGGTIAHGYLTLSLCARFLFELCEVQNISMGINYGVNKGRFPAPVRSGVRIRARGELAEATEVAGGVQAVVRITVESEGSEKPAAVIETVSRYLT
- a CDS encoding sigma-70 family RNA polymerase sigma factor, whose protein sequence is MESAATSAAPLAGVSDVSFDALFDEHFVRGVRLASLTGGPGVDAQAIAADALARVWLKWQNREVDDFWPYLRVAVVNAARSAERHRRVVERHARQDRPATAAPGDDTAIVERAAVAAALARLPNRQRTALVLRYFEDLSVEQCARVMRCSVGTAKSTTARALAALRAVLEEQDDD
- a CDS encoding SDR family NAD(P)-dependent oxidoreductase, with amino-acid sequence MDLSQAVALVTGGASGLGEGTVRRLHAAGAGVVIFDKNAERGAALASELGPRAVFADGDVTSEESVLAGMGLAAELGTLRVVVNCAGSGMVGRTVDRNGAPHDFGTFEWVIKLNLIGTFNVARLGAAQMAKNEPNADGERGVIVNTASIAAFDGQIGQLAYSASKGGVVGMTLPMARDLGVLGIRVMTIAPGSFDTPIFGFASDKMKEGLTAIVPFPNRMGTPDEYAQLVEHIATNPYLNGEVIRIDGAVRFPPK